From a region of the Gossypium raimondii isolate GPD5lz chromosome 10, ASM2569854v1, whole genome shotgun sequence genome:
- the LOC105775516 gene encoding uncharacterized protein LOC105775516: MSYAIRAREKARTPDVIGSTFYLFDVTVYVLINLGSTHSYICTALVTEKKLPIEPIDYDIQVTDPLGQSVIVNLVCRNCPLKVKCCEFPADLMLLPLWEFDVFLGIDWLSMYDAISFDQLKKMLKEAPVLTQPKSGVLYVVYSDASLNGLGCVLMQSGKVVVYASRQLKQHEKNYPTHDLELAAIVFALKI; encoded by the exons ATGTCTTATGCCATCCGAGCAAGAGAAAAAGCTAGGACTCCAGATGTGATTGGTAGTACATTCTATCTTTTTGATGTTACTGTATATGTATTGATTAACCTTGGGTCTACGCATTCTTATATTTGCACCGCTTTAGTAACAGAAAAGAAATTGCCTATTGAACCTATCGATTATGATATTCAAGTTACTGATCCATTAGGCCAAAGTgtaatagttaatttagtgtGCCGTAATTGTCCATTGAAAGTGAAATGCTGTGAATTTcctgctgatttgatgttgctacccctttgggaatttgatgtttttctaGGAATAGATTGGTTATCGATGTATGATGCTATA agttttgatcagttgaagaAAATGCTGAAAGAAGCTCCGGTCTTGACTCAGCCAAAATCTGGTGTACTGTATGTTGTATATAGCGATGCGTCtctaaatggtttgggttgtgtgctAATGCAATCAGGAAAGGTAGTGGTCTATGCTTCTCGACAATTAAAGCAgcacgagaagaattatcctacaCATGATCTTGAATTGGCTGCAATCGTATTTGCTTTAAAGATTTGA